Proteins encoded within one genomic window of Mesobacillus subterraneus:
- a CDS encoding DsrE/DsrF/DrsH-like family protein — protein MEKKKVVVMALHDQLESAYPPLNVAVGAASSGAEVILAFSRRGVNILDQRYVSVPSEDLEYLSNALSDFGVSSVHDLLGIAVEMGVQLYVVDLDVNDQVDFIHPAEQVPIKWLLNEAASADLFMHF, from the coding sequence ATGGAAAAGAAAAAAGTAGTGGTTATGGCACTTCACGATCAACTGGAATCTGCGTACCCACCTTTGAATGTGGCTGTGGGGGCTGCATCATCTGGGGCAGAAGTAATCCTGGCATTTTCCCGCAGGGGAGTCAATATTCTGGATCAGCGATATGTATCCGTCCCGTCAGAGGACCTGGAGTACCTATCCAATGCATTGAGCGACTTTGGAGTATCTTCCGTTCATGACCTTCTTGGAATCGCCGTAGAGATGGGAGTCCAGCTCTATGTCGTAGATCTGGATGTAAATGATCAAGTTGATTTCATCCATCCCGCAGAACAGGTACCAATCAAATGGTTGCTGAACGAAGCAGCATCCGCGGATTTATTTATGCATTTTTAA